In Chitinophaga sp. H8, the sequence AGTCGCATGCACATGACTATTACACAGATCATTTGTTTGAAATCAGGGATCACCAAACCGTGGAGGTAAAAGTAGATACTGCAGCTTATACAGAAGACCTGATCATCGACAAGGCATTAGCATTTCTGCGAAAACATCAGGCAGCCCCTTTTTTCCTCTATCTGCCATTGACCCTTCCACATGCCGAGCTGAAAGTACCTCAGGCATTATTACAGCAGTTCCAGGATGCGGCTGGCCGGAGCAAGCTGCCGCCTGAAACACCTTTTGAGAAAAAAGGTAATTACGACAGCCAGGACCAGCCACACGCAGCATTTGCTGCGATGGTATCAAAACTGGACCAGGATGTAGGACGTGTGATTGACCTGGTGCAGTCACTGGGACTGGATAATGATACTTACATATTTTTTACCAGCGATAACGGACCTCATAAAGAGGGCGGCGCAGATCCGGTATTTTTCCAGAGCAGCGGCCCTTTAAGAGGAGTAAAGCGGGACTTGTATGAAGGCGGTATCAGAGTGCCCTTGCTGGTCCGGGCACCGGGAAAAGTGCCTGCCGGAAAGGTCAATCATCAGGCATGGGCTTTCTGGGATATTCTTCCAACAGTAAGTGAGCTGACCACCACGCCTGTTCCTGCCGGTATTGATGGCATCGCGCATACAGCAGTGCTTGCAGGAAAACCGCAATTGCAGCAGCATGAATATTTCTACTGGCAATTCAGGGAAGGTATCCTGAAAGAAGCGGTGATCCGGGGAGACTGGAAACTGATCCGGTTCAAGGATGTGGGCGTAAAAGAAGTGTTGGAGTTATATAACCTGAAGACAGACATTGCTGAAAAAAACAACCTCGCGCTGCAGTATCCGGCGGAAGTAAAAAGACTTAAAACTATCCTGTTACATGCAAAATCACCGGCAGAAAATAAAACGTTTGACTGGTCGGATGCAGAACAATAAAACTTACTGCTATGTATGTTCATAAATGCACGGTTTACCTGTGCTCATTATTTACCCTGCTCATTTTTCAATTGCAGGTGTATGCCCAGACTACCAAAGACAAACCCAATTTTGTGATCATCCTGGCAGATGATATGGGGTATTCTGATATAGGCGCTTTTGGTTCGGAGATACAGACACCTCATCTGGACCAGCTGGCTGCCCAGGGATTGCGGATGTCGCAATTCTACAATGCTTCCCGTTGTTGTCCCACACGTGCATCATTGCTCTCGGGACATTATCCGCATAATGCCGGTGTAGGGAGCATGAATAAAAACCTGGGTAAGCCAGCTTATCAGGGGTATATTAACAAGCAGAGCATCACGATTGCCGAAGGATTAAAATCTGCAGGTTATTTTACGATGTTGTCCGGAAAGTGGCATGTAGGTAATGAACCGGATCAGTGGCCGCTATCCAGGGGATTTGACCGCTTCTTTGGATTAATCGGGGGAACCAGTAATTACTTTTACCCACATCCGTTTAAGTTAGGCCCGGAAGATTATTTTGTGCTGAATGACAAAAAGCTGGATGATTATCTGACAGCAGTAAAACCCAAAGATTACTACCTTACCGATGAGTTTGGGGATTATGCGCTGAAGTTTCTGGAAGAAGCTAAAACGCAGCAAAAACCATTTTATCTGCACCTGACCTTTAATGCCCCGCATTTTCCTATTCAGGCCAGGACCGAAGATATTGCCAGGTATCTCGGAAAATATAATAAAGGCTGGGACAGCCTGCGGTATGACCGTTATAACCGGTTGCTGGCAATGGGGATCATCAAAAAGGAATGGCAGTTATCTCCCCGCGATACACTGATCCCTGCATGGTACCAGATGCGGCCTACTGAAAAGGAAGCCTGGGAATTAAAGATGGCCGTATATGCAGCAATGATTGACCGGCTGGATTATAATGTAGGCAGGGTATTGAATAAGCTGAAGGAAATGGGGGCGGAAGAAAACACCGTAGTGATCTTTCTTTCTGATAATGGAGCCAGTCATGAGTACCCGTTTCCCAATCGTAAACAGGCAGATTCATTACTTAGTTTAAAAATAAAAGCATTGCCTGCCAGCGATCCGCAGTCTTTTGCCAGTTATGAATACAACTGGGCCAATCTCAGTAACACACCTTTCCGTGCATTCAAGCATTGGGAGCATGAAGGAGGAATCAGTACACCTTTTATTGTAAGGTATCCGAAGTTGATAAAAGCCGGATCACTTAATCACCAGCCAGCGCATATTGTTGATATACAGGCAACGGTTTTTGAGTTGGCAGGTGTAAAATATCCATCCCAATATCAGGGAAACAATTTAACACCACCGGATGGGGTATCGCTGGTAGATGTTTTTAAGGGCAAACCCTGGAAAGGGCATGATGTACTTTATT encodes:
- a CDS encoding arylsulfatase, coding for MYVHKCTVYLCSLFTLLIFQLQVYAQTTKDKPNFVIILADDMGYSDIGAFGSEIQTPHLDQLAAQGLRMSQFYNASRCCPTRASLLSGHYPHNAGVGSMNKNLGKPAYQGYINKQSITIAEGLKSAGYFTMLSGKWHVGNEPDQWPLSRGFDRFFGLIGGTSNYFYPHPFKLGPEDYFVLNDKKLDDYLTAVKPKDYYLTDEFGDYALKFLEEAKTQQKPFYLHLTFNAPHFPIQARTEDIARYLGKYNKGWDSLRYDRYNRLLAMGIIKKEWQLSPRDTLIPAWYQMRPTEKEAWELKMAVYAAMIDRLDYNVGRVLNKLKEMGAEENTVVIFLSDNGASHEYPFPNRKQADSLLSLKIKALPASDPQSFASYEYNWANLSNTPFRAFKHWEHEGGISTPFIVRYPKLIKAGSLNHQPAHIVDIQATVFELAGVKYPSQYQGNNLTPPDGVSLVDVFKGKPWKGHDVLYWEHQGNKAVRKGAWKIVSSYPENKWRLFNMNTDRTELHDLAEKQPGKLQELIALFDNWAVKSGVEKWPDINRH
- a CDS encoding arylsulfatase — protein: MMQYKKLIALIGFTGMLGGTLVAQQKVKRPNIIFILADDLGYGNLRSYNKSSPIPTPHIDRLAAEGTRFTRFYSGNTVCAPSRGALMTGFHMGHAYIRGNSKAKDGKGALRAQDTTLAQRLQQQGYVTGMFGKWGLGDAETQGAPHLKGFNEFFGYLDQSHAHDYYTDHLFEIRDHQTVEVKVDTAAYTEDLIIDKALAFLRKHQAAPFFLYLPLTLPHAELKVPQALLQQFQDAAGRSKLPPETPFEKKGNYDSQDQPHAAFAAMVSKLDQDVGRVIDLVQSLGLDNDTYIFFTSDNGPHKEGGADPVFFQSSGPLRGVKRDLYEGGIRVPLLVRAPGKVPAGKVNHQAWAFWDILPTVSELTTTPVPAGIDGIAHTAVLAGKPQLQQHEYFYWQFREGILKEAVIRGDWKLIRFKDVGVKEVLELYNLKTDIAEKNNLALQYPAEVKRLKTILLHAKSPAENKTFDWSDAEQ